A genomic stretch from Desulfosoma sp. includes:
- a CDS encoding HyaD/HybD family hydrogenase maturation endopeptidase, whose translation MGLASPKILVLGVGNVLLKDEGLGVHLVRRLEASYAFSENVELMDGGTLGLRLLDPISQADHVIVIDAIQKGEAPGTVHRISAEDLSKKVTFKNSIHQLDLVETLAYAEVLGQRPSCIIMGMEPLDIEPWGITLTAPVAANLKQLETLVLEEIQKAGGSWLPRFLEVNQKGEVTDYVFGDSGGDPRDP comes from the coding sequence ATGGGTTTGGCATCCCCCAAAATCTTGGTCCTTGGTGTGGGCAATGTCCTTTTGAAGGATGAGGGGCTCGGCGTGCATCTTGTGCGTCGGCTTGAGGCTTCTTATGCTTTTTCTGAAAATGTTGAGCTGATGGACGGCGGGACATTGGGCCTTCGGCTCTTGGACCCCATTTCCCAAGCGGATCATGTGATCGTGATTGACGCCATTCAAAAGGGCGAGGCGCCGGGAACGGTGCACAGAATCTCGGCGGAAGATCTTTCGAAAAAGGTGACGTTTAAGAATTCCATTCACCAGTTGGACTTAGTGGAAACTTTAGCCTACGCGGAAGTGCTTGGACAGCGTCCCAGTTGTATTATTATGGGCATGGAACCCCTGGATATAGAACCATGGGGCATCACCTTGACGGCGCCCGTGGCGGCTAACTTGAAGCAATTGGAAACCCTGGTCTTGGAGGAAATCCAAAAAGCGGGCGGGTCCTGGCTGCCGAGGTTTTTAGAGGTGAATCAAAAAGGTGAGGTGACGGATTATGTGTTTGGCGAT